A single genomic interval of Nitrosomonadales bacterium harbors:
- the gcvP gene encoding aminomethyl-transferring glycine dehydrogenase, producing the protein MNTDHFVSRHNGSNAQDVQAMLDRINAPTLDALIDQTVPAAIRLQQPLKLADGMSEHEFLAHLRGIASKNQLYKTYIGLGYYGTVLPAVIQRNVLENPGWYTAYTPYQAEIAQGRLEALLNYQTMVIDLTGMEIANASLLDEATAAAEAMTMLHGLRSRDDVAAGKNSFFVSHECYPQTIELLKTRAKPLGIELVIGDFKTVTLNDRLYGAMLQYPTADGTVHDYADFVTRAKANGMSIAVAADILSLVLLTPPGEWGADVVFGSTQRFGVPMGYGGPHAAYFACRDAHKRSMPGRIIGVSVDADGNPALRMALQTREQHIRREKATSNICTAQALLAIMAGMYAVYHGAEGLRGIARRVHQATAVLADELQKLGYQIAQGTYFDTLHLLHTDNVKIHALAEAAQINFRYTADGLTLSLDETASVSDLNAILAVFAQAADKAAPSVTREQVVTHALMFTPRNSAILAHDVFNAYHTETEMMRYIKRLENKDLSLTHSMISLGSCTMKLNAASEMLGLTWPAFANLHPFVPLNQAEGYAELIAGLDADLSEITGFAKMSFQPNSGASGEYAGLLVIQAYHRSRGEAQRNVVLIPSSAHGTNPASAAMCGMKIVIVKCDARGNIDVDDLRAKAEEHKDDLSCLMVTYPSTHGVYEESIKDITAIIHACGGQVYMDGANMNAQVGLTSPGNIGADVCHLNLHKTFAIPHGGGGPGAGPIGVAAHLAPFLPSHPVVKVGGTQGIHAVSAAPYGSALILLISYGYVKMMGGKGLTEATKLAILNANYIKESLKDHYATLYSGSNGRCAHEMILDCREWKKEGVEVADIAKRLMDFGFHAPTTSFPVVDTLMVEPTESESKAELDRFCDAMIAIRGEIEAVVTGKVDKKDNILKHAPHTAKSVCANEWARPYSREQAAYPLPYVRENKFWPAVARVDNVYGDKNLICACPPIAAYI; encoded by the coding sequence ATGAACACCGACCATTTCGTCTCCCGCCACAACGGTTCCAACGCACAAGACGTGCAAGCCATGCTGGACAGGATCAACGCGCCCACCCTGGATGCACTGATAGACCAGACCGTGCCTGCCGCCATCCGTTTGCAGCAGCCATTGAAACTGGCGGACGGGATGTCGGAACATGAGTTCCTGGCCCACCTGCGCGGCATCGCTTCCAAGAACCAGCTTTACAAAACTTATATCGGCCTCGGCTACTACGGTACCGTGCTGCCTGCCGTGATCCAGCGCAACGTGCTGGAGAACCCAGGCTGGTACACCGCGTACACACCGTATCAGGCCGAGATCGCACAGGGTCGTCTGGAAGCATTGCTGAACTACCAGACCATGGTGATCGACCTGACCGGCATGGAGATCGCCAACGCCTCGCTGCTGGATGAAGCCACTGCCGCCGCCGAAGCGATGACCATGTTGCACGGCCTGCGTTCGCGCGACGATGTGGCCGCAGGCAAGAACAGTTTCTTCGTGTCGCACGAATGCTATCCGCAGACCATCGAGCTGCTGAAGACACGCGCCAAGCCGCTGGGTATCGAACTGGTGATCGGCGACTTCAAGACCGTCACGCTGAACGACAGACTGTACGGCGCAATGCTGCAATACCCGACTGCAGACGGCACGGTCCATGACTATGCCGATTTCGTGACGCGCGCCAAAGCCAACGGAATGAGCATCGCCGTCGCCGCCGACATCCTCAGTCTGGTGCTGCTCACGCCGCCGGGCGAATGGGGGGCGGATGTGGTGTTCGGTTCCACCCAGCGCTTCGGTGTACCCATGGGCTACGGCGGCCCCCACGCCGCTTACTTCGCCTGCCGCGATGCGCACAAGCGTTCCATGCCGGGTCGCATCATCGGTGTGTCGGTAGATGCCGACGGCAACCCTGCATTGCGCATGGCACTGCAAACGCGCGAGCAGCACATCCGCCGCGAGAAAGCGACTTCCAACATCTGTACCGCGCAAGCACTGCTGGCGATCATGGCCGGTATGTACGCGGTGTATCACGGTGCGGAAGGGCTGCGCGGCATCGCACGCCGCGTGCATCAAGCGACTGCGGTACTCGCCGATGAATTGCAGAAGCTGGGCTACCAGATCGCACAAGGTACTTACTTCGACACCCTGCACCTGTTGCATACCGACAATGTGAAGATCCACGCGCTGGCCGAAGCTGCACAGATCAACTTCCGCTATACCGCCGACGGCCTCACGCTGTCGCTGGACGAGACGGCTTCGGTCTCCGACCTGAACGCCATCCTCGCCGTGTTCGCACAAGCCGCCGACAAGGCAGCACCCAGCGTGACGCGTGAACAAGTCGTCACGCACGCACTGATGTTCACCCCGCGCAACTCGGCCATCCTCGCGCACGACGTGTTCAATGCGTATCACACCGAGACCGAGATGATGCGTTACATCAAGCGACTGGAGAACAAGGACCTGTCGCTCACGCATTCCATGATCTCGCTGGGCTCCTGCACCATGAAGCTGAATGCGGCTTCCGAGATGCTGGGCCTGACCTGGCCCGCATTCGCCAACCTGCATCCCTTCGTACCGCTGAATCAGGCAGAAGGCTATGCCGAGCTCATCGCCGGTCTGGATGCCGATCTGTCCGAGATCACCGGTTTCGCCAAGATGAGCTTCCAGCCCAACAGCGGCGCCTCAGGTGAATACGCCGGCTTGCTGGTGATCCAGGCTTACCACCGTTCGCGCGGCGAAGCGCAGCGCAACGTGGTACTGATCCCCTCCTCTGCGCACGGCACCAACCCGGCCAGCGCCGCGATGTGCGGCATGAAGATCGTGATCGTGAAGTGCGATGCACGCGGCAACATCGACGTGGACGACTTGCGCGCAAAAGCGGAGGAGCACAAGGACGACCTGTCATGCCTGATGGTGACCTACCCCAGCACGCACGGCGTTTACGAGGAAAGCATCAAGGACATCACCGCCATCATCCATGCCTGCGGTGGGCAGGTGTACATGGACGGCGCGAACATGAACGCGCAGGTCGGCCTGACCAGCCCCGGCAACATCGGCGCGGACGTCTGCCACCTTAACCTGCACAAGACCTTCGCCATCCCGCACGGCGGTGGTGGACCGGGCGCGGGCCCCATCGGTGTAGCGGCACATCTCGCACCGTTCCTGCCTTCGCACCCGGTGGTCAAGGTCGGCGGCACGCAAGGCATCCATGCAGTCTCCGCCGCGCCTTACGGCAGCGCGCTGATCCTGCTCATCTCCTACGGCTACGTCAAGATGATGGGCGGCAAGGGCCTGACCGAAGCGACCAAGCTGGCGATCCTCAATGCCAACTACATCAAGGAATCGCTGAAGGACCATTACGCCACGCTGTACAGCGGCAGCAACGGCCGCTGCGCGCACGAGATGATCCTGGACTGTCGCGAATGGAAGAAAGAAGGCGTGGAAGTGGCCGATATCGCCAAGCGCCTGATGGACTTCGGCTTCCACGCACCGACCACCTCCTTCCCGGTGGTGGACACACTGATGGTGGAACCGACCGAGAGCGAATCGAAAGCCGAGCTGGATCGCTTCTGCGACGCGATGATCGCCATCCGTGGCGAGATCGAGGCAGTCGTCACTGGCAAAGTTGACAAGAAGGACAACATCCTCAAACACGCGCCGCATACGGCTAAATCGGTCTGTGCCAATGAGTGGGCACGTCCTTACTCGCGCGAGCAGGCGGCCTATCCGCTTCCCTATGTGCGTGAGAATAAGTTCTGGCCAGCCGTGGCGCGGGTGGATAATGTGTATGGCGACAAGAACCTGATCTGCGCCTGCCCACCCATCGCTGCATACATCTAA
- a CDS encoding sodium:calcium antiporter, producing MLDVLLWLELLFCLAVIGYAGYFLSRYGDIIADKSGISASWIGLILLSTATSLPELVTGISAVTAADAPNIAVGDVLGSTVFNLAILVMLDALYRKETLYSRAAQGHILSASLGTLLIAFAGFSLLLDHSGMSMALGHIGFYSPFILLVYLVAMRAVYSYERRTLSEYAEESAERYPDMTLRDAIKGYCWAALAVVAAGSWLPFVASDISEMMGWGQSFVGTLLVAAVTSAPEAAVTISALRIGALDMAIANLLGSNLFDIIILAVDDLFYTNGPLLAHVDASHALTAFTAVMMSALATVGLIFRPQGRAMLGLTWISLGMLMLYVLNSWLLFENAR from the coding sequence ATGCTTGACGTGCTGCTCTGGCTGGAACTGTTGTTTTGCCTCGCCGTCATCGGCTATGCGGGTTATTTCCTTTCCCGCTACGGCGACATCATTGCCGACAAATCCGGCATCTCCGCTTCGTGGATCGGCCTCATCCTGCTGTCCACGGCGACCTCGCTGCCGGAACTGGTGACCGGCATCTCCGCGGTCACGGCTGCCGATGCACCGAACATCGCGGTGGGCGATGTGCTGGGCAGCACCGTGTTCAATCTCGCCATACTGGTGATGCTGGATGCGCTCTACCGCAAAGAGACACTGTATAGCCGCGCCGCGCAGGGGCATATCCTGTCGGCCTCTCTGGGTACCTTGCTGATCGCTTTCGCCGGTTTCAGTCTGCTGCTGGATCATTCGGGAATGAGCATGGCGCTGGGACACATCGGCTTCTACTCGCCGTTCATCCTGCTGGTCTATCTGGTTGCGATGCGCGCGGTCTACAGCTACGAGCGCCGCACCCTGAGCGAATACGCCGAGGAATCCGCCGAACGTTATCCGGACATGACGCTGCGAGATGCGATCAAGGGTTATTGCTGGGCAGCGCTGGCAGTCGTTGCGGCTGGCTCCTGGCTGCCTTTTGTGGCCAGCGACATTTCGGAGATGATGGGCTGGGGACAAAGCTTCGTCGGCACGTTGCTGGTCGCAGCAGTGACCTCGGCGCCCGAAGCGGCCGTCACCATTTCGGCGCTGCGCATCGGCGCGCTGGACATGGCGATCGCCAACCTGCTGGGCAGCAACCTGTTCGACATCATCATCCTCGCGGTAGACGACCTGTTCTATACCAATGGCCCGCTGCTGGCGCATGTCGATGCCAGCCACGCGCTGACCGCCTTCACTGCCGTGATGATGAGCGCGCTGGCGACCGTGGGGCTGATCTTCCGTCCGCAAGGGCGTGCCATGCTCGGACTGACCTGGATCAGCCTGGGCATGCTCATGCTGTATGTATTGAATTCCTGGCTACTGTTTGAAAATGCAAGATAA
- a CDS encoding flagellar brake protein: protein MSAPNAMTKDVPENALYRSRIEICRILQMLLEQDIPLHAGMGRGRTFISRLAHVDQRGGRFCAAYCANKLLNAMMLRSASAQFTASFQGAHIAFKVFGRPVETQVNGRAVLRFMLPSSLTICHRRECPRFTLPANASLRCVADAGGFLSFESHITDISHDGFGSLSYSGDIHLDTGTVLKGCRVILPDGNAVVADLELRYTLPVTLPDGTIAHRSGFRFIQRPDEVTRLVDFFIQDMDRE, encoded by the coding sequence ATGAGCGCGCCAAATGCGATGACGAAGGACGTTCCCGAAAACGCGCTCTATCGCTCGCGCATCGAGATCTGCCGCATCCTGCAGATGCTGCTGGAACAGGACATTCCGTTACATGCGGGAATGGGGCGCGGCAGGACATTCATCTCCCGCCTCGCCCATGTCGACCAGCGCGGCGGCCGCTTCTGTGCCGCCTATTGCGCGAACAAACTGCTGAACGCCATGATGCTCAGATCGGCATCCGCACAATTCACCGCCAGCTTTCAGGGCGCGCATATCGCCTTCAAGGTTTTCGGTCGCCCGGTAGAAACACAGGTCAATGGCCGTGCCGTGCTGCGCTTCATGCTGCCGAGCTCGCTCACGATCTGCCATCGCCGTGAATGTCCCAGATTCACGCTGCCGGCGAACGCTTCGCTGCGTTGCGTCGCCGATGCCGGCGGATTCCTTTCCTTCGAGTCACACATCACCGACATCAGCCACGACGGCTTCGGGAGCCTGAGTTACAGCGGCGACATCCATCTCGACACGGGCACGGTACTGAAAGGCTGCCGCGTCATCCTGCCCGATGGAAACGCAGTGGTTGCCGACCTTGAATTGCGCTATACGCTCCCGGTCACGTTGCCGGACGGAACCATCGCGCATCGCTCCGGCTTTCGTTTCATCCAGCGCCCTGACGAGGTAACCCGGCTGGTCGATTTCTTCATCCAGGACATGGACAGGGAATAG
- the prmA gene encoding 50S ribosomal protein L11 methyltransferase has translation MPWLTLIVDTDAEHAEALSEALLERGALSVDLLDADADTPDEQAIFGEPGEPAPGVWQHNRISALFDSDRDVAAILQAASVTVGLEQLPAYRIDTLDDKDWVRLTQSQFDPIPISPRLWIVPTWHTPSDPDAINIVLDPGLAFGTGSHPTTRLCLRWLDANLRGGESVLDYGCGSGILAIAALKLGAARAVGVDVDSQAVIASRDNASANHVENARFHLPDDAPPGSYDVVVANILTNPLRLLAPLLANAACTGGKIVLSGILEEQAQDVMKIYRQWFDLDDPLFEDGWACLSGTKR, from the coding sequence GTGCCCTGGCTGACCCTCATCGTCGATACCGATGCCGAACACGCCGAAGCGTTGAGCGAAGCGCTGCTTGAACGTGGCGCATTGTCGGTGGACCTGCTCGACGCCGATGCCGACACGCCGGACGAGCAGGCGATCTTCGGCGAACCCGGCGAACCCGCTCCGGGCGTGTGGCAACACAACCGCATCAGCGCGTTGTTCGACAGCGATCGCGATGTCGCAGCGATCCTGCAAGCCGCGTCAGTCACCGTCGGCCTGGAACAGCTTCCCGCATACCGCATCGACACACTGGACGACAAGGACTGGGTGCGCCTGACCCAGTCGCAGTTCGACCCGATCCCGATCTCCCCGCGCCTGTGGATCGTGCCGACCTGGCACACCCCCAGCGATCCGGATGCGATCAACATCGTGCTCGACCCGGGCCTCGCGTTCGGCACCGGCAGCCATCCGACCACGCGCCTGTGCCTGCGCTGGCTCGACGCGAACCTTCGTGGCGGCGAAAGCGTGCTGGACTATGGATGCGGTTCCGGCATCCTCGCCATCGCCGCGCTCAAGCTTGGGGCTGCACGGGCCGTAGGTGTTGATGTAGACTCTCAGGCAGTGATCGCCAGCCGGGACAACGCCAGCGCGAACCATGTCGAAAATGCACGGTTCCATTTGCCTGACGACGCCCCGCCGGGCAGCTACGACGTGGTGGTGGCGAACATCCTGACCAACCCGCTGCGCCTGCTTGCACCGTTGCTGGCGAATGCGGCATGTACGGGCGGGAAGATCGTACTTTCCGGCATCCTCGAGGAGCAGGCGCAGGACGTGATGAAAATCTACCGGCAATGGTTCGACCTTGACGACCCGCTTTTCGAAGACGGCTGGGCGTGCCTGTCCGGGACAAAACGCTGA
- the tpx gene encoding thiol peroxidase, which produces MAKDPSNKTAVTLDGVPVTLFGTFPVLGQLAPDFSLVDKDLKDVSLKDFAGKRKVLNIVPSLDTAVCATSTRKFNEAAGRLNNTVILVISADLPFAMSRFCVAEGLENVVTLSLMRGRDFMRNYGVKIADTALAGVTARAVLVLDDQDKIIHAELVDDITHEPNYEAALAVLR; this is translated from the coding sequence ATGGCCAAAGACCCCAGCAACAAGACGGCTGTCACATTGGACGGCGTGCCCGTCACCCTGTTCGGCACCTTCCCAGTCCTCGGCCAGCTCGCCCCGGACTTCTCGCTGGTGGACAAGGACCTGAAGGATGTCTCGCTGAAGGATTTCGCAGGCAAGCGCAAGGTGCTCAACATCGTGCCCAGTCTGGACACCGCCGTGTGTGCCACCTCCACGCGCAAATTCAACGAGGCCGCCGGCAGGCTGAACAACACCGTGATTCTGGTGATTTCGGCCGATCTGCCGTTTGCGATGAGCCGCTTCTGCGTGGCGGAAGGATTGGAGAACGTGGTCACACTGTCGCTGATGCGCGGCCGTGATTTCATGCGCAACTACGGCGTTAAGATCGCCGACACCGCATTGGCCGGTGTGACCGCACGCGCGGTGCTGGTGCTGGACGATCAGGACAAGATCATCCACGCCGAACTGGTGGACGACATCACCCACGAGCCGAACTACGAAGCGGCATTGGCCGTATTGCGCTAG
- the gcvH gene encoding glycine cleavage system protein GcvH, with protein sequence MSNPTDLKYTESHEWVKTEADGTITIGVTQHAQELLGDMVFVETPTVGRKLSAGEACTVVESVKAAADVYAPVSGEVTATNGELDGSPEKINEDPYAAWLFRMKPDNAADVAALMDAAAYQAHVDSEAH encoded by the coding sequence ATGAGCAACCCGACCGACCTGAAATATACCGAATCACACGAATGGGTGAAGACCGAAGCTGACGGCACCATCACCATCGGTGTCACACAGCACGCACAGGAACTGCTGGGCGACATGGTGTTCGTCGAGACGCCGACCGTCGGGCGCAAGCTCAGCGCCGGTGAGGCATGCACCGTGGTGGAATCCGTGAAGGCCGCCGCCGATGTCTATGCTCCGGTGAGCGGTGAAGTCACGGCAACGAACGGTGAGCTGGATGGATCTCCGGAAAAGATCAATGAAGATCCCTATGCGGCATGGCTATTCAGGATGAAACCGGACAACGCCGCCGATGTCGCCGCCCTGATGGATGCGGCCGCTTATCAGGCGCATGTAGACAGCGAAGCACACTAA
- a CDS encoding acetyl-CoA carboxylase biotin carboxyl carrier protein: MDLRKLKTLIELVEGSGIAELEISEGEERVRITRTVAAAQQIYAPAAAPQPVAAAAPVAAAPVPAAEPAKPAVAEGHVVKSPMVGTFYRSASPGAKSFVDVGQSVNSGDTLCIIEAMKLLNEIDADQAGVIKAILVENGQPVEFGQPLFVIG; encoded by the coding sequence ATGGATTTACGCAAACTCAAGACACTGATTGAGTTGGTTGAAGGCTCGGGTATCGCCGAACTGGAGATCAGCGAAGGTGAAGAACGCGTGCGCATCACCCGTACCGTAGCGGCCGCGCAGCAGATTTACGCACCCGCTGCCGCGCCCCAGCCGGTGGCTGCAGCCGCTCCCGTGGCGGCCGCTCCAGTTCCCGCCGCCGAACCCGCAAAACCTGCCGTGGCTGAAGGTCATGTGGTCAAATCGCCGATGGTCGGCACCTTTTACCGTTCCGCTTCTCCCGGCGCCAAGTCGTTCGTCGATGTCGGCCAGTCGGTCAACAGCGGCGATACCCTGTGCATCATCGAAGCGATGAAACTGCTCAACGAGATCGACGCAGACCAAGCGGGCGTCATCAAAGCCATCCTTGTGGAGAATGGCCAGCCCGTGGAGTTCGGCCAACCGCTGTTCGTCATCGGTTAA
- a CDS encoding YqaE/Pmp3 family membrane protein: MKNKIVLIILSVLLAPLAVFLKKGAGKDLVINILLCFVFYLPAVLHALWLVTR, encoded by the coding sequence ATGAAAAACAAAATCGTACTTATCATTCTCTCTGTATTGCTGGCGCCGCTTGCCGTTTTCCTAAAAAAAGGAGCTGGCAAGGATCTGGTAATCAATATATTGCTGTGTTTCGTGTTTTACCTGCCAGCCGTCCTCCATGCTTTATGGCTGGTTACAAGATAA
- a CDS encoding DUF3426 domain-containing protein has translation MSGTTLCTHCDTRFRVTAAQLEAHHGMVRCGHCLQAFDANRNFEPDQPDPQLELPILDEPAAPAAEHATSEPDIEPASGISNAPLPDETENPLEQEHGAETTQDAELREEQPDIGQRSIEPEDAADEKPVAMRPTEIAVLHPMTLAEQVALIKDDAPGEPEATLPAEAKRRVWPWAIAASLLTLVLLAQTAYFFRIELAARSPGLKPALLAYCQWIECEVPLPQHASLMSIESSDLEADPEIENRITLNALLRNRATYAQAYPDFELTLNDIDDKPLARRVFKPAHYLPPLESQRTGLLPNHELDVKLRLETADLKPTGYRLVLFYPKQLH, from the coding sequence ATGAGCGGAACCACACTCTGCACACATTGCGATACCCGCTTCCGGGTCACCGCGGCGCAACTGGAAGCGCACCACGGTATGGTGCGTTGCGGCCATTGCCTGCAGGCTTTCGATGCCAATCGCAATTTCGAGCCAGACCAGCCAGATCCGCAGCTTGAGTTGCCGATACTGGACGAGCCTGCCGCCCCGGCCGCAGAACATGCGACAAGCGAGCCGGATATCGAACCGGCATCCGGCATCTCCAACGCCCCCCTGCCGGATGAGACCGAAAACCCCCTCGAACAGGAACACGGCGCCGAAACCACACAGGATGCCGAGCTGCGCGAAGAGCAACCGGATATCGGCCAACGCTCCATCGAGCCGGAAGACGCCGCTGACGAAAAACCTGTTGCAATGCGGCCCACCGAAATCGCCGTGCTGCACCCCATGACGCTGGCCGAGCAGGTTGCCCTCATCAAGGATGACGCGCCGGGCGAACCCGAGGCCACCCTCCCGGCTGAAGCAAAGCGCCGTGTCTGGCCCTGGGCGATCGCCGCGTCCCTGCTCACGCTGGTACTGCTTGCGCAGACCGCCTACTTCTTCCGCATCGAGTTGGCCGCCCGGTCACCCGGCCTGAAGCCTGCTCTGCTCGCCTATTGCCAATGGATCGAATGCGAAGTACCGCTGCCGCAACACGCCAGTCTGATGAGCATCGAATCCTCGGATCTTGAGGCCGACCCCGAAATCGAGAACCGGATCACCCTGAATGCCCTGCTGCGCAACCGTGCCACGTATGCGCAGGCCTATCCCGACTTTGAACTCACGTTGAACGACATCGACGACAAACCGCTGGCACGACGCGTGTTCAAGCCCGCGCATTACCTGCCGCCGCTGGAAAGCCAAAGGACCGGGCTGCTGCCGAACCACGAACTTGATGTAAAATTGCGACTGGAAACCGCCGACCTCAAGCCGACCGGCTATAGACTGGTGCTGTTCTACCCGAAACAGCTGCATTAA
- the gcvT gene encoding glycine cleavage system aminomethyltransferase GcvT gives MTLKTTPLNAAHRAMGAKMVDFGGWDMPVNYGSQIDEHHQVRNDVGMFDVCHMRVVDMRGDGVRVFLRYLMANNADKITVPGKALYSAMLRPDGGVIDDLIIYFMTEQWFRIVVNADTADKDIAWMKEQAATHAPNLTITSRDDLAIIAVQGPNARAKVWEVLPQTRAATEGMVNFQAADCGEYFVARTGYTGEDGFEVMLPKEKAEAFWYALNKAGVKPIGLGARDTLRLEAGMNLYGQDMDETVGPLESGLAWTVDLKSERDFIGKAALLANPPSKKLVGLLLLDRGVLRGHQKVVTPQGEGEITSGTFSPTLERSIALARIPKDVAIGDVVQVEIRDKMLAAQVVKYPFARNGKAVI, from the coding sequence ATGACCCTGAAGACGACTCCTTTGAATGCAGCCCACCGCGCCATGGGCGCCAAGATGGTGGATTTCGGCGGCTGGGACATGCCGGTCAACTACGGTTCGCAGATCGACGAACACCATCAGGTGCGCAACGATGTCGGCATGTTCGACGTGTGCCACATGCGCGTGGTGGACATGCGGGGCGACGGTGTGCGCGTCTTCCTGCGCTACCTGATGGCGAACAATGCCGACAAGATCACGGTTCCCGGCAAGGCGCTCTATTCCGCCATGTTGCGTCCCGATGGCGGCGTGATCGATGACCTCATCATCTACTTCATGACCGAGCAATGGTTCCGCATCGTGGTCAATGCAGACACCGCAGACAAGGACATCGCATGGATGAAGGAGCAGGCTGCGACACACGCCCCAAACCTCACCATCACCTCGCGCGACGACTTGGCGATCATCGCAGTGCAGGGCCCGAATGCTCGCGCCAAGGTATGGGAGGTGCTGCCGCAGACCCGTGCCGCGACAGAAGGGATGGTCAACTTCCAGGCGGCCGACTGCGGCGAATATTTCGTGGCGCGCACCGGCTACACCGGCGAGGATGGTTTCGAGGTGATGTTGCCGAAGGAAAAAGCCGAAGCATTCTGGTACGCGCTGAACAAGGCCGGCGTGAAACCCATCGGCCTTGGTGCGCGCGACACGCTACGACTGGAAGCGGGCATGAATCTGTACGGTCAGGACATGGACGAGACGGTCGGCCCGCTGGAATCCGGTCTGGCCTGGACGGTTGACCTGAAGAGCGAGCGTGACTTCATCGGCAAGGCAGCGCTGCTCGCCAACCCGCCGAGCAAGAAGCTGGTCGGCCTGCTGTTGCTGGATCGCGGCGTACTGCGCGGCCACCAGAAAGTCGTCACGCCGCAAGGCGAAGGCGAGATCACCAGCGGCACCTTCTCGCCGACACTGGAAAGATCCATCGCGCTGGCACGCATCCCGAAGGACGTGGCGATCGGAGATGTCGTGCAGGTCGAGATTCGCGATAAGATGCTGGCTGCGCAAGTCGTGAAATATCCGTTTGCCCGCAACGGCAAGGCGGTGATTTAA
- the accC gene encoding acetyl-CoA carboxylase biotin carboxylase subunit — MFEKILIANRGEIALRIQRACRELGIKTVVVHSEADADAKYVKLADESVCIGPAPSNQSYLSIPAIISAAEVTDAQAIHPGYGFLSENADFSERVEKCGFVFIGPRAETIRLMGDKVSAKNAMKKAGVPCVPGVDGALPDNPAEIVKIARSIGYPVIIKAAGGGGGRGMRVVHTEAALLNAVTMTRTEAQAAFNNPMVYMEKFLENPRHIEFQVLADQHGNAVYLGERDCSMQRRHQKIIEEAPAPLLNARLRNKIGERCAEACRKIGYRGAGTFEFLYENGEFFFIEMNTRVQVEHPVTEMITGIDIVQQQILVAAGEKLPFRQRDVQFRGHAIECRINAEHPYKFVPSPGRITSWHVPGGPGIRVDSHVYANYFVPPHYDSMIGKLIAYGDTRDQAMARMRTALSEMAVEGIETNIPLHRELMQDAAFMRGGTSIHYLEERLSERTKGK, encoded by the coding sequence ATGTTTGAAAAAATCCTGATCGCCAACCGCGGTGAAATCGCGTTGCGCATCCAGCGCGCCTGCCGCGAACTGGGCATAAAAACCGTCGTAGTGCATTCCGAAGCGGATGCGGATGCCAAATATGTGAAACTGGCCGACGAATCCGTTTGCATCGGACCCGCCCCCTCGAACCAGAGCTACCTGAGCATCCCCGCCATCATCAGCGCAGCGGAAGTCACCGATGCGCAGGCCATCCATCCCGGCTACGGCTTCCTGTCCGAAAATGCCGATTTTTCCGAACGCGTCGAAAAATGCGGCTTTGTGTTCATCGGCCCGCGCGCCGAAACGATCCGCCTGATGGGCGACAAGGTTTCGGCCAAGAACGCGATGAAGAAAGCGGGGGTACCCTGCGTGCCCGGCGTGGACGGCGCATTGCCGGACAATCCCGCGGAAATCGTCAAGATTGCGCGCAGCATCGGCTATCCGGTCATCATCAAGGCGGCGGGCGGCGGCGGCGGGCGCGGCATGCGCGTGGTGCATACCGAAGCCGCGCTGCTGAACGCGGTCACCATGACCAGAACCGAGGCTCAGGCCGCGTTCAACAATCCCATGGTGTACATGGAGAAATTCCTGGAGAACCCGCGCCACATCGAATTCCAGGTGCTGGCCGACCAGCATGGCAATGCCGTATATCTGGGCGAGCGTGACTGTTCGATGCAGCGCCGTCACCAGAAGATCATCGAAGAAGCGCCTGCACCCTTGCTCAATGCCCGCCTGCGCAACAAGATCGGTGAACGCTGTGCCGAAGCCTGCCGCAAGATCGGCTATCGCGGTGCGGGAACCTTCGAGTTCCTGTACGAGAACGGCGAATTCTTCTTCATCGAAATGAATACGCGCGTGCAGGTCGAACATCCCGTGACCGAAATGATCACCGGCATCGACATCGTGCAGCAACAGATACTCGTCGCCGCCGGCGAAAAACTGCCGTTCCGCCAGCGCGATGTGCAATTTCGCGGCCACGCCATCGAATGCCGGATCAACGCGGAGCATCCCTACAAGTTCGTGCCGTCGCCGGGACGCATCACTTCCTGGCATGTACCGGGCGGTCCCGGCATCCGCGTCGATTCGCATGTGTACGCGAACTACTTCGTGCCGCCACACTACGATTCGATGATCGGCAAACTGATCGCCTACGGTGACACGCGCGACCAGGCAATGGCCAGAATGCGTACCGCCCTGTCCGAAATGGCAGTGGAAGGCATTGAGACCAACATCCCGCTACATCGCGAGCTGATGCAGGATGCGGCCTTCATGCGCGGCGGCACCAGCATCCATTATCTGGAAGAACGCCTGTCCGAGCGCACCAAAGGCAAGTGA